Proteins encoded by one window of Vidua chalybeata isolate OUT-0048 chromosome 10, bVidCha1 merged haplotype, whole genome shotgun sequence:
- the PRSS56 gene encoding serine protease 56: protein MEQRGKRTRDGLLGVRLVPPVLLLPLLQLVGGAPLGQRLYPMPASILQALSSRGTLVLEAALRSALLALERALSEQQRQRGACGLCAPCLFPPCANITGRCPPPAVPPAMPPSCQALLDAQALPELPQRNWALSQACAPYQHLCPPEGALHTCAPFSAQLCLHRLQECQTVAAAPSPEAAAEAAIPGSCGRRGVPQANGTAPRGRIMGGSVAPRGAWPWLVSVRLHGELMCGGVLVGRSWVLTAAHCFSGNRNELAWTVVVGDHELGKPGAGKRAVPVRRILPHPKFNPKTFHGDLALLELAVPLAPSPTVSPVCLPSGSEEPSPGTPCYIAGWGSLYEEGPAADVVMEAQVPLLSQETCRGALGKDLLTSAMFCAGYLSGGIDSCQGDSGGPLACEDPTSHHFVLYGITSWGDGCGERGKPGVYTRVTAFTDWLDLQMDSVPGSREPSCFDLLAVAQLPPEQQSSERARLCAFYAGSCRAPQGRATCARLAEETCHARTRRCELHSYAQTLVDLLHRAGDFIRNQFDFSFLTRTLPQLLGKIYGHFFPPRVRRDAPGLPVAGGQSSPTAVGPQTPLRRWGGRWLPPFAELFGVVGPQLQDWVEALRTVAGGSHLVTTQDREQLSGEIQLFLQGEDVVEEMVAQGRAFLTQLRAEMDLGTTLQAMEPQRASGELAGTLMPSHEPRREKRELVPTELPRVEEEEEEDAGVGRACPGLNESAVRVGAVRDLYAWVLRVPEADLAMTFQEILVDLGSKNTKGLYRAQVRATVGGRPTAFTGLVGLESDTLARSMPGLVALALEALKT, encoded by the exons ATGGAGCAAAGAGGGAAGAGGACACGGGACGGTCTTCTCGGGGTCCGGCTGGTCCCCCCCGTGCTTTTGCTGCcgctgctgcagctggtggggGGGGCTCCCCTGGGCCAGAGGCTGTACCCCATGCCGGCCAGCATCCTGCAAG CACTGTCAAGCCGGGGGACGCTGGTGCTGGAGGCGGCACTGAGGAGcgcactgctggcactggagcGGGCCCTGTCTgagcagcagcggcagcgggGTGCCTGCGGGCTCTGTGCCCCCTGCCTCTTCCCACCCTGCGCCAACATCACCGGCCGCTGCCCAC CACCAGCTGTGCCCCCTGCCATGCCCCCCAgctgccaggccctgctggaTGCCCAAGCACTGCCCGAGCTGCCCCAGCGCAACTGGGCACTGAGCCAGGCCTGTGCCCCCTACCAgcacctgtgcccacctgagGGGGCCCTGCACACCTGTGCCCCGTTCAGcgctcagctctgcctccaccGCCTCCAGGAGTGCC agacGGTGGCCGCAGCCCCGAGTCCTGAGGCGGCAGCGGAGGCGGCAATACCAG ggagctgtgggcGCCGCGGGGTCCCACAAGCCAACGGCACAGCCCCCCGAGGACGGATCATGGGAGGCAGCGTGGCCCCGCGGGGCGCTTGGCCCTGGCTGGTGTCGGTGCGGCTGCACGGGGAGCTGATGTGCGGAGGGGTGCTGGTGGGGCGCTCCTGGGTGCTCACGGCGGCACACTGCTTTAGCGG GAACCGGAACGAGCTGGCGTGGACAGTGGTGGTGGGCGACCACGAGCTGGGCAAGCCGGGAGCAGGCAAGCGCGCAGTGCCCGTCCGGCGCATCCTGCCTCACCCTAAG TTTAACCCCAAGACGTTTCACGGGGACCTGGCGCTGCTGGAGCTGGCGGTGCCGCTGGCCCCATCACCCACCGTCAGCCCCGTGTGCCTTCCCAGCGGCTCCGAGGAGCCCAGCCCCGGCACCCCCTGCTACATCGCGGGCTGGGGCTCCCTCTATGAAG AGGGACCAGCAGCCGACGTGGTGATGGAGGCACAGGTGCCCCTGCTCAGCCAGGAGACGTGCCGGGGTGCCCTGGGCAAGGACCTTCTCACCAGTGCCATGTTCTGTGCTGGGTATTTGTCTGGAGGCATCGACTCCTGCCAG GGCGACTCAGGGGGCCCGCTGGCATGCGAGGACCCCACTTCGCACCACTTTGTCCTCTACGGTATCACCTCGTGGGGTGATGGCTGCGGCGAGCGGGGCAAACCAGGAGTCTACACCCGTGTCACTGCCTTCACGGACTGGCTGGATCTCCAGATGGACT ctgtccctggcagCCGAGAACCAAGCTGCTTTGACCTGCTGGCCGTGGCGCAGCTGCCCCCCGAGCAGCAGTCCTCGGAGCGCGCCCGTCTCTGCGCCTTCTACGCCGGGTCCTGTCGGGCACCTCAGGGCCGGGCCACCTGTGCCCGTCTGGCCGAGGAGACCTGCCATGCCAGGACAAGGAGATGTG AGCTGCACTCCTATGCCCAGACCTTGGTGGATCTCTTGCACCGGGCTGGGGACTTCATCCGAAACCAGTTTGATTTCTCCTTCCTCACCCGcactctgccccagctcctgggcaaGATCTATGGGCACTTCTTCCCTCCCCGTGTCCGCAGGGATGCCCCAG GCCTGCCTGTAGCAGGGGGACaatccagccccacagcagtgGGACCCCAGACACCCCTCCGCAG GTGGGGGGGCAGGTGGCTGCCCCCCTTTGCAGAGCTTTTTGGGGTAGTGGGaccccagctgcaggactgggTGGAGGCTCTGAGGACTGTGGCAGGGGGCAGCCACCTGGTGACAACACAGGATAGGGAGCAGCTCTCCGGGGAGAtacagctcttcctgcag GGTGAGGATGTGGTGGAGGAGATGGTGGCACAGGGACGAGCCTTCCTCACCCAGCTGCGGGCAGAGATGGACCTTGGCACCACCCTGCAAGCTATGGAGCCACAACGGGCATctggagagctggcagggacCCTCATGCCAAGCCACGAACCCC ggagggagaaacGTGAACTGGtgcccacagagctgcccagggtggaggaggaagaggaggaggatgcaggTGTAGGCAGAG cctgccctggcctCAACGAGTCGGCAGTGCGGGTTGGCGCGGTGCGGGACCTCTACGCCTGGGTGCTGCGGGTGCCCGAGGCAGACCTGGCCATGACCTTCCAAGAG ATCCTGGTGGACTTGGGCTCCAAAAACACCAAGGGACTGTACCGGGCACAGGTTCGGGCCACTGTAGGGGGCCGCCCCACAGCCTTCACTGGCCTTGTGGGGCTGGAGAGTGACACGCTGGCCCGTAGCATGCCTGGCCTCGTCGCTCTGGCACTCGAAGCGCTGAAAACCTAA